AGTCATCAAAAATTAAAGATATTCTGGCAAAATTAATGGCTTTAGAAGTAAATACTAAGGCAGAAAAAACGCTAGAAATTATTGAAAAAGCACAGGGGAAAGTGATTATCTTTACAGAATATAGAGCATCTCAATTGTATTTGCAGTGGTATTTACATTCTAAGGGAATCACAAGCGTACTATTTAACGGGAAATTTAATAAAAGTAAACGTGATTATATGAAGCATTTATTTAAAGAGAGAGCGCAGGTTCTTATAGCGACAGAGGCAGGTGGCGAGGGAATAAACCTACAATTTTGTCATCATGTCATTAACTATGATTTGCCATGGAATCCTATGAAATTAGAGCAACGGATAGGCCGGGTCCATCGTTTGGGTCAGGAGCATGATGTGCATATTTATAATCTTGCTATCGAAAATACGATTGAAGAAAATATCTTAGCATTATTGCATACGAAAATTGATGTTTTTGAAAAGGTAGTGGGGGACTTAGATGCCATTTTAACAAACTTTAAAGAATCTGTCTGATGTAGGAGGAAAAGTTATGTATCCACAGCAAGTTCATAGTTACTTACGAGAGTTTTTTTCCGAAAATGATTGCACTATTTTGAGTGAAGATCGTCATTATCTTACTGTCCAATTAACAGTAGATATTGATAAAAAAATTATGAACAGACCTTTCTATTGGCAATATATAGAGGCGACAAATAGTGAGCCAAACCCTGCGCAAATTACATTTATTACAAATCAAACAACATCTTCTGCAAACTTATACGGTGAGGCCATTCATTTCGGTTCTCCAAGACTCAATCAGGTTTTTCAAGCGACAAGAGAGCTAGGAGCCTACGTGGAGATGTATGAGGTGGTAGATCCGACAATCGGGCAGGCTATCTTAACACCTTGGTTAGGAATAAATTATAAAGTATCTTATTGCTGTGATCGTACAAAGGAAATGCTCTACTCCTTTGGCATAAATCTCTTAACAGGGGTTATTAAAAAGAATTTCCAAGAAACCTTATGTAAAACGTCACTAGAAACAGCCCCGGGAGAAAATGTATTTCATGTTCAACATATTATTAAGCCAATTCGAGCATTGCAAAGACTAGAGGCAGCTATTAATGCCATCATTGAACAAGATGACCATTCATGGGCCTTAGAAGCAAAAAAAAGATGGCAGCGTGATCAACGTGTTCTAGATTACTTTTACGAGGATATAGATGACAAGCCAGAATGCTATGATATTGAAAAAAAAGCGTTAGAGGAACAATATGAGACAAAGATTAAAATAGACATTATTAATGGTGGGTTGTTTTATCTATACTAAGCAGGAGCTGTTCAAATAGAAAAGACAGCTCCTTGCTTTTTATTGTTCTTCCACCATGTTTTGTAGCTGTGCTAATTTATTATCCCAGAATAAATCAAAGTATTGTAACCAATCCTCAAGTTCCTTCAGCTTTTCAACATGCAATGTATAAATTTTTTCCCTGCCCTTTTTCTGTGCAGATACTAGCTCAGCTTGCTCTAAAATAGTTAAATGCTTAACAACAGCAGTACGACTGATCGCAAAATTTTCAGCAATTAATGAGATCGGTTTATTACGTAAGGCTAGCAGTTGTAGGATATGACGTCTTGTTGGATCAGCAATTGCTTGAAATACATCATATTTTACTGCAGGCTGCGTCATTGTGATTCCACAGTTTCCTTTAATTTTTGAGTAACAATCATTGTCCAACCACCATCCATAGTTTTACGAACAGCTTCAGCTGGTATATTCGCTTTCGGAATAATGTGTGATGCTTCCTTCCAGCCACCGTGTGTTAACGTAAATTCTGTTTGTTCACCGAGCTCTTTTAGCTCAAATGTTACAAACCAGCCATCTGTATCCCAAGCGAAACGTACAAAATTGGGAGCATTCACTTGCTCCACCTTACATGGCGAAGGACCAAAAGGAGATTGAATCGTAAATGGATGTCCTTCAATTGGCTTAAAATCATTTGGCATCAGCCACGTAGCTATCTTTTCAGCATCTGTAACTGACTCCCACACCTTTTCAATTGGTGCATTAAGTTTTATTACCTTCACAATATTGTCTAGCTTTTCAGTCATTTTCTCATAACTCCTTTTCAAAAATATAACCATAAGGTGTTATGAATATATAACACCTTATGGTTATATGTCAATTATTTTTAATATGATTCGCATTTTTCAAAAATAGATACTAGGTTAAATCAATTTTTCTTACTATTATGTAGATGATGTTTACGGTTTTCAAAGTTAACCTTACTTGCAAGTGTACTTTAGAGTGAAATGGGCGAAAACGGATTTAAATTCCTAAATGACCTTTTCTACAATATCGTCCTTATGGTAAAATTATTTTTATAATTTTCAGAAAAGGGTGGCTTGAAATGGTGAACATATCGGTCTTTTTGATAATGTGTATTTTACTAATTATTTTACCAGGTCCAGATACGGCAATTGCCACGAAAAATACACTTACCGTAAGTAGGAAGGGTGGCTTACAAACTTTACTTGGTTCCTGTTGTGGGCTGTTAATTCATACTTTTGCAGCGGTGATTGGACTGTCTGCCATTATTGTGAAGTCCGCCTATGTATTTGCCATTTTGAAGTATGTCGGAGCGGTGTATTTATGTTATTTAGGTGTCAAGACATTATGGACTTTACGGACAATCCGCACGCAATCTCCTGTAGTTCAAGATGAAACACAAATTGATCATAAATTTTCACAGCACTCTTGCTTTAAGCAAGGCTTTCTAACAAATGTTACCAACCCTAAGGTAGCCGTATTTTTCCTAACATTTTTACCTCAATTTGTAGATGGCACGAGCGGTACATTCATGCCGTTTCTTATAATGGGGCTAATATACACTGCTTTAACAGGGATTTGGTTTGTGTTCTATGTTTACTTGTTAGATAAAATTAGTGCATTTATGAAAAAGCCAACTACAAAGGCTGTTATCGAAGGTTTAACAGGCATTGTGTTAATTGGCTTTGGGATTAAACTAGCTTTGGAAAAAGCCCATTGATTATAATAAAAAGTCGATTTGCCACAAAAAAATGTGATGCAAATCGACTTTTTTAGTATTTCAGTAAAAAAGACTTTTAATCATCTACCTGGAGATTAATACCCTTGTTGTTCCAATAAATTTGCATAGCCTGACCAAGCCATATCTCTTCCTCAGGCGATAGGGGCGAGGGGAAGAGTTGTGTATCCTGCTCAAATTCAATATTTTCATCCTTTACATTTTCCACAAGCTCAATTGCATTAGGGTATAACTCTAGAGATAAATCAAAATACTGTTCCAAAAGCGCCTGAACATTCGGATTAGCCGGATCCTGACCATATGCTGCCTTCAATTGACTAAAAAGCTCAGCCATTTCCAGATTTAGCTCTTTAAGCTTTTCATCAGGGACTTTAAACATGTTTTCAACCATTTCTTTTGGAAAATAATTGGACATCCATTCTTTCTGTTCCTCTTCTTTATGCATATTATGAATAAGCATCATAAAGATATTTGCGTTCATAGTGCCTTGCTCGTCCATTATATATAAGGCATGATCTAGGGCACGAATGACTTGTTGAAGTTGTTCCTTTTTTTGGAGCATTTCTTGTTTTTGAAATTCAAGTGACTCTTTTAAATCCCATTCTTTTAAATGGATTAATGCATGGATTTTTTCCAATGGATAGCCTAAGAATTTCAAGGATACAATTTTTTGCAGTTGTATAATATTTTCATCTGAATAAAATCTTCTGCCAGTTGGAGAAATAAAGGATGGTTTTAATAAATCAATTTCATCGTAATAATGCAAAGTTCGAATGGTCATGCCTGTTTTTTTGGCAAATTCTCCAATTGAATATTGAGTGTACATTATTTTACCTCCCTATTACATGTTATGTTTATTGTAAAAGCTAACGTAACGTGAGAAGCAAACTATTTTTAGGATTTCCTTTTTAACGTTTATTCCAAATGGCTTCTTCCGTTTGCAATACTTCTCCTCCTTCGTATAAGGAAGCCTTATATAAAGGATTTGTGAAGTAAAGAGAGAATGTATTATTAAAAAGGGGAAATAGCTATATTTTTATAATAAATTGGAATAAATAGGGGGCTTAAATATGGAATTAAGAGATTTAAAAGCATTTATGGCAGTTGTTGAACATGGGAGTTTTACAAAGGCCGCAAGTGAATCCTTTGTTTCACAGCCTTCTTTAAGCAAAAGCATTAAAAAATTGGAGGAAACCCTGCGAGTAGAATTGTTAAATCGCTCTACACGCCATGTCGAATTAACTGACGCAGGAAGTATTGTTTATAAACAGGGTCAAAAAATAATGGGCTCTGTAATGGAATTACATATTTTATTGGACGATTTATTGAACATTCAGACGGGTGCAATTAAATTAGGTATCCCGCCATTAATTGGCACTCTATTTTTCCCAGACATCGCAAGAAATTTTCATATGCAATATCCAAAGGTGCGTCTAGAGCTTGTGGAACGTGGCGCTAAAATGATCGGAACACTCGTTGAAAATGGTGAAGTCGATATTGGAATTGTTGTATTGCCTACAGACGAACGGAAATTTTCCGTCCAACCCTTTGTAGAGGATCAATTTTTTGTATTTATTAATGATTCCCATCCATTAGCACTGAAGAAATATATTCAATTAGAGGATTTAAAAAATGAGACCTTCATTATCTTTACGGAGGAATTTACACTACATGATTATGTCATTAATACATGTAATACTGCTGGATTTACACCAATCATTGGCTATAAAAGCTCACAATGGGATTTAATTGTAGAGCTTGTATCCTCAAATTTAGGTATTACACTATTACCCTATTCAATTGCAGCTAAGCAAACAAATAACAACGTAAAAATTATACCTTTAAAAGATTTTGATATGCCATGGCGTTTAGGCGTTATTACAAAGAAGAATACATATCAATCTTTTGCATTAAAGCAATTACTGAATAGTATTAGTAGAGAAGTGGCAAGTAAAAAATGATTTATGCATTTTAGGAATAAGTAATATTCTAATTAATTCCTTTACTTATAAAATAGCAATAGGGTAGAATTTTTCTTAATAAACGAGCAATTTAAGGGGGTTTCGATTATGGGGAACGGGAAAGTGTGGAGTTCGTTTGAGGAAGCCGTTGCAGATATAAAAGATGGAGATACATTAGCAGTAGGAGGCTTTGGGTTATGTGGTATTCCTGAAAAATCTATAGCTGCTTTAGTGCAAAAGGGCATAAAGGACTTAACAGTTGTCAGCAATAACTGTGGCGTTGATAATTGGGGATTGGGGCTTTTACTAGCGAATAAACAAATAAATAAAATGATTGCATCCTATGTAGGCGAAAATAAAATTTTTGAACAGCAATTTTTAAGTGGTGAACTCG
This genomic stretch from Lysinibacillus pakistanensis harbors:
- a CDS encoding YqhG family protein translates to MYPQQVHSYLREFFSENDCTILSEDRHYLTVQLTVDIDKKIMNRPFYWQYIEATNSEPNPAQITFITNQTTSSANLYGEAIHFGSPRLNQVFQATRELGAYVEMYEVVDPTIGQAILTPWLGINYKVSYCCDRTKEMLYSFGINLLTGVIKKNFQETLCKTSLETAPGENVFHVQHIIKPIRALQRLEAAINAIIEQDDHSWALEAKKRWQRDQRVLDYFYEDIDDKPECYDIEKKALEEQYETKIKIDIINGGLFYLY
- a CDS encoding ArsR/SmtB family transcription factor, which gives rise to MTQPAVKYDVFQAIADPTRRHILQLLALRNKPISLIAENFAISRTAVVKHLTILEQAELVSAQKKGREKIYTLHVEKLKELEDWLQYFDLFWDNKLAQLQNMVEEQ
- a CDS encoding SRPBCC family protein, whose protein sequence is MTEKLDNIVKVIKLNAPIEKVWESVTDAEKIATWLMPNDFKPIEGHPFTIQSPFGPSPCKVEQVNAPNFVRFAWDTDGWFVTFELKELGEQTEFTLTHGGWKEASHIIPKANIPAEAVRKTMDGGWTMIVTQKLKETVESQ
- a CDS encoding LysE family translocator; its protein translation is MVNISVFLIMCILLIILPGPDTAIATKNTLTVSRKGGLQTLLGSCCGLLIHTFAAVIGLSAIIVKSAYVFAILKYVGAVYLCYLGVKTLWTLRTIRTQSPVVQDETQIDHKFSQHSCFKQGFLTNVTNPKVAVFFLTFLPQFVDGTSGTFMPFLIMGLIYTALTGIWFVFYVYLLDKISAFMKKPTTKAVIEGLTGIVLIGFGIKLALEKAH
- a CDS encoding MerR family transcriptional regulator, which codes for MYTQYSIGEFAKKTGMTIRTLHYYDEIDLLKPSFISPTGRRFYSDENIIQLQKIVSLKFLGYPLEKIHALIHLKEWDLKESLEFQKQEMLQKKEQLQQVIRALDHALYIMDEQGTMNANIFMMLIHNMHKEEEQKEWMSNYFPKEMVENMFKVPDEKLKELNLEMAELFSQLKAAYGQDPANPNVQALLEQYFDLSLELYPNAIELVENVKDENIEFEQDTQLFPSPLSPEEEIWLGQAMQIYWNNKGINLQVDD
- a CDS encoding LysR family transcriptional regulator — protein: MELRDLKAFMAVVEHGSFTKAASESFVSQPSLSKSIKKLEETLRVELLNRSTRHVELTDAGSIVYKQGQKIMGSVMELHILLDDLLNIQTGAIKLGIPPLIGTLFFPDIARNFHMQYPKVRLELVERGAKMIGTLVENGEVDIGIVVLPTDERKFSVQPFVEDQFFVFINDSHPLALKKYIQLEDLKNETFIIFTEEFTLHDYVINTCNTAGFTPIIGYKSSQWDLIVELVSSNLGITLLPYSIAAKQTNNNVKIIPLKDFDMPWRLGVITKKNTYQSFALKQLLNSISREVASKK